From a region of the Mercurialis annua linkage group LG1-X, ddMerAnnu1.2, whole genome shotgun sequence genome:
- the LOC126666338 gene encoding pre-mRNA-processing protein 40A isoform X4 codes for MDNNSQSSGAQFRPVAPAQQGQQFMSMSHQQFRPVAHGMPSNVGMPIPAGQGQAMQFSQPMQQMPPWANHPGHLAPSSQSVPLPYAHPNRPPPQLQQNVPPFAPSSFGQLQPNAIPSSQFQPSPQMHAHLFPTGAQPWLPSGTTGITVATSIHPTGQQVSVSSSSSDTAVNVPNQQSSSEWQEHTASDGRRYYYNKRTKQSSWEKPLELMTPIERADASTVWKEFTTPEGKTYYYNKLTKQSKWSIPDELRLAREQAQQTASQGTQSETDAASHSSVAVSVGDTSATAIPVCSSSSISGVVSSPAQVTPAVAVPNPTVVVPSASALPAAPPVIANAPGVQTSPVTMTVLPTAGSTSAAAAAVVVNSQTSRGGFDNHASQGSVTSVDGASMQIAEELKKGTVVALKSDANSTEEKTLDDEPLVFANKLEAKNAFKALLESANVQSDWTWEQTMKEINNDKRYNALKTLGERKQAFNEYLGQRKKVEAEERRMRQKRAREEFTKMLEESKELTSSMKWSKAISLFETDERFKAVEKARDREDLFDNYVVELERKEREKAAEDHRQHVTEFKTFLESCDFIKVNSQWRKVQDRLEDDERCLRLEKLDRLLVFQDYIRDLEKEEEEQKKIQKEQLRRTERKNRDAFRKLLEDHVADGSLTAKTHWLDYCYKVKDLPQYHAVATNTSGSTPKDLFEDVAEELEKQYRDDKTRVKEGLKLGKITITSTWTFEDFSTAISDDIDSPRVSDINKKLLYEELLERAKEKEEKEAKKRQRLADDLTTLLRTYKEITASSSWEDCKPLLEGSQEYRAIGEESLSKEIFEEYVAHMQEKAKDKERKREEEKAKKELEKEEKEKRKDKERKEKEKEREKEKGKERIKKDESDSENVDTIDSYALREDKKREKDKDRKHRKRHQNGTDDVSSDKDEKEESKKSRRHGYSDVSSDKDEKEESRKSRRHGSERKKSRKHSRTPESDSESRPRKHKRDHRDGSRRNGSHDDLEDGELGEYGEID; via the exons ATGGATAATAATTCTCAATCCTCTGGTGCACAG TTCCGGCCAGTAGCTCCGGCACAGCAGGGACAGCAGTTCATGTCGATGTCTCACCAACAGTTCAGGCCTGTTGCACATGGAATGCCATCTAACGTTGGGATGCCAATTCCAGCTGGGCAAGGTCAGGCGATGCAGTTTTCTCAACCTATGCAACAGATGCCACCATGGGCAAATCATCCTGGCCATCTCGCACCTTCATCACAATCTGTTCCATTGCCATATGCTCATCCAAATAGGCCTCCACCACAGCTGCAGCAGAATGTGCCACCT TTTGCACCATCTTCTTTTGGTCAGCTTCAACCTAATGCGATTCCGTCATCCCAATTCCAACCATCGCCTCAAATGCATGCACATCTTTTTCCTACAGGGGCACAACCTTGGTTGCCCTCTGGAACCACTGGCATAACAGTTGCTACCTCAATACATCCAACTGGGCAACAAGTTTCcgtctcttcttcttcttctgatacA GCGGTAAATGTTCCTAATCAACAGTCTTCATCTGAATGGCAAGAGCATACGGCTTCTGATGGGCGGAG ATATTATTACAACAAGAGAACAAAACAGTCTAGTTGGGAGAAGCCTCTTGAATTGATGACTCCAATTGAG AGGGCTGATGCATCAACTGTCTGGAAGGAATTCACAACTCCAGAAGGGAAAAC GTATTACTACAACAAGCTCACAAAGCAATCTAAGTGGTCAATACCTGACGAATTGAGG TTAGCTAGAGAACAGGCTCAACAGACAGCAAGCCAGGGAACCCAATCAGAAACTGATGCAGCTTCTCATTCCTCGGTTGCTGTTAGTGTTGGAGATACTTCTGCAACAGCTATTCCAGTTTGCTCTAGCTCTTCAATTTCTGGGGTAGTTTCTAGCCCAGCACAAGTTACCCCTGCTGTTGCTGTTCCTAATCCTACAGTGGTAGTTCCTAGTGCATCAGCCCTACCTGCTGCACCACCTGTCATAGCAAATGCTCCTGGTGTGCAAACCTCTCCGGTAACTATGACTGTTTTACCTACTGCAGGGAGTACTagtgctgctgctgctgctgttgtAGTTAATTCCCAGACGTCACG GGGAGGGTTTGATAATCATGCATCTCAAGGTTCCGTAACTTCTGTAGATGGAGCATCAATGCAGATTGCTGAG GAATTGAAAAAAGGAACTGTAGTTGCATTAAAAAGTGATGCAAATTCCACAGAGGAGAAAACTTTGGATGACGAACCTTTAGTATTTGCCAATAAATTG GAGGCAAAAAATGCATTCAAAGCTCTCCTGGAATCTGCTAACGTTCAGTCTGATTGGACTTGGGAGCAG ACAATGAAGGAGATCAATAACGACAAGAGATATAATGCTCTAAAGACACTAGGTGAACGGAAGCAAGCATTTAATGAA TATTTGGGTCAAAGGAAAAAAGTGGAAGCTGAGGAGAGACGCATGAGACAAAAACGAGCGCGTGAGGAATTCACAAAAATGTTGGAA GAGTCCAAGGAACTCACGTCGTCCATGAAATGGAG CAAAGCCATAAGCTTATTTGAAACTGATGAACGGTTCAAAGCTGTTGAGAAAGCTAGAGACCGGGAGGATCTTTTTGACAACTACGTAGTGGAACTTGAGAGGAAG GAAAGGGAAAAAGCTGCAGAAGATCACAGGCAACATGTAAcagaatttaaaacatttctGGAATCCTGTGATTTTATTAAG GTGAATAGCCAGTGGAGAAAAGTACAAGATCGTTTGGAGGATGATGAAAGGTGTTTGCGTCTTGAAAAACTTGACCGCTTACTTGTTTTCCAG GACTACATACGGGACCTAGAGAAGGAAGAAGAGGAACAAAAGAAGATTCAGAAG GAACAACTGAGACGGACTGAGCGCAAAAACCGTGATGCATTCCGTAAATTGCTTGAAGATCATGTTGCTGATGGCTCTCTTACGGCAAAAACTCACTGGCTTGACTATTGTTACAAG GTTAAGGACTTGCCTCAATATCATGCTGTTGCAACAAACACCTCTGGTTCAACACCAAAAGATTTGTTTGAGGATGTCGCTGAAGAATTAGAGAAACAG TACCGTGATGACAAAACTCGTGTGAAGGAAGGTCTGAAATTAGGGAAG ATTACCATTACATCAACATGGACATTTGAAGATTTCAGTACTGCTATATCCGATGATATTGATTCCCCACGGGTATCAGATATCAACAAAAAG CTTTTGTATGAGGAATTGCTTGAGCGAGCAAAGGAGAAGGAGGAGAAAGAAGCTAAAAAGCGTCAGCGTCTTGCTGATGACCTCACTACACTATTACGTACATATAAG GAAATTACTGCATCCTCTAGCTGGGAGGATTGTAAACCCCTTTTGGAAGGAAGCCAAGAGTATAG GGCGATTGGAGAAGAGAGTTTAAGCAAAGAAATTTTTGAGGAATATGTTGCACACATGCAGGAAAAGGCTAAAGATAAGGAACGCAAGCGTGAAGAGGAGAAG GCAAAAAAGGAGTTAGAGAAGGAAGAAAAAGAGAAGCGGAAAGACAAAGAGAGAAAGGAAAAGGAGAAGGAAcgtgaaaaagaaaaaggaaaggaaCGGATAAAGAAGGATGAATCCGATAGTGAAAATGTTGATACAATTGACAGTTACGCACTTAGGGAGGACAAGAAGAGGGAAAAAGATAAAGATAGGAAACATCGGAAACGACATCAAAACGGCACTGATGATGTCAGTTCGGATAAGGATGAGAAAGAAGAATCTAAAAAGTCCCGTAGACATGGTTACAGTGATGTAAGTTCAGACAAGGATGAGAAAGAAGAATCCAGAAAGTCCCGCAGACATGGTAGTGaacgaaaaaaatcaagaaag CATTCACGCACACCTGAATCTGATAGCGAAAGCCGGCCTAGAAAGCATAAGAGAGATCATCGTGACGGTTCCCGTAGAAATGGCAGCCATGATGACCTAGAAGATGGGGAACTCGGCGAGTATGGGGAAATTGATTAG
- the LOC126666338 gene encoding pre-mRNA-processing protein 40A isoform X5: MSMSHQQFRPVAHGMPSNVGMPIPAGQGQAMQFSQPMQQMPPWANHPGHLAPSSQSVPLPYAHPNRPPPQLQQNVPPFAPSSFGQLQPNAIPSSQFQPSPQMHAHLFPTGAQPWLPSGTTGITVATSIHPTGQQVSVSSSSSDTAVNVPNQQSSSEWQEHTASDGRRYYYNKRTKQSSWEKPLELMTPIEAGFHFLKRADASTVWKEFTTPEGKTYYYNKLTKQSKWSIPDELRLAREQAQQTASQGTQSETDAASHSSVAVSVGDTSATAIPVCSSSSISGVVSSPAQVTPAVAVPNPTVVVPSASALPAAPPVIANAPGVQTSPVTMTVLPTAGSTSAAAAAVVVNSQTSRGGFDNHASQGSVTSVDGASMQIAEELKKGTVVALKSDANSTEEKTLDDEPLVFANKLEAKNAFKALLESANVQSDWTWEQTMKEINNDKRYNALKTLGERKQAFNEYLGQRKKVEAEERRMRQKRAREEFTKMLEESKELTSSMKWSKAISLFETDERFKAVEKARDREDLFDNYVVELERKEREKAAEDHRQHVTEFKTFLESCDFIKVNSQWRKVQDRLEDDERCLRLEKLDRLLVFQDYIRDLEKEEEEQKKIQKEQLRRTERKNRDAFRKLLEDHVADGSLTAKTHWLDYCYKVKDLPQYHAVATNTSGSTPKDLFEDVAEELEKQYRDDKTRVKEGLKLGKITITSTWTFEDFSTAISDDIDSPRVSDINKKLLYEELLERAKEKEEKEAKKRQRLADDLTTLLRTYKEITASSSWEDCKPLLEGSQEYRAIGEESLSKEIFEEYVAHMQEKAKDKERKREEEKAKKELEKEEKEKRKDKERKEKEKEREKEKGKERIKKDESDSENVDTIDSYALREDKKREKDKDRKHRKRHQNGTDDVSSDKDEKEESKKSRRHGYSDVSSDKDEKEESRKSRRHGSERKKSRKHSRTPESDSESRPRKHKRDHRDGSRRNGSHDDLEDGELGEYGEID, from the exons ATGTCGATGTCTCACCAACAGTTCAGGCCTGTTGCACATGGAATGCCATCTAACGTTGGGATGCCAATTCCAGCTGGGCAAGGTCAGGCGATGCAGTTTTCTCAACCTATGCAACAGATGCCACCATGGGCAAATCATCCTGGCCATCTCGCACCTTCATCACAATCTGTTCCATTGCCATATGCTCATCCAAATAGGCCTCCACCACAGCTGCAGCAGAATGTGCCACCT TTTGCACCATCTTCTTTTGGTCAGCTTCAACCTAATGCGATTCCGTCATCCCAATTCCAACCATCGCCTCAAATGCATGCACATCTTTTTCCTACAGGGGCACAACCTTGGTTGCCCTCTGGAACCACTGGCATAACAGTTGCTACCTCAATACATCCAACTGGGCAACAAGTTTCcgtctcttcttcttcttctgatacA GCGGTAAATGTTCCTAATCAACAGTCTTCATCTGAATGGCAAGAGCATACGGCTTCTGATGGGCGGAG ATATTATTACAACAAGAGAACAAAACAGTCTAGTTGGGAGAAGCCTCTTGAATTGATGACTCCAATTGAG GCAGGATTTCACTTTCTCAAG AGGGCTGATGCATCAACTGTCTGGAAGGAATTCACAACTCCAGAAGGGAAAAC GTATTACTACAACAAGCTCACAAAGCAATCTAAGTGGTCAATACCTGACGAATTGAGG TTAGCTAGAGAACAGGCTCAACAGACAGCAAGCCAGGGAACCCAATCAGAAACTGATGCAGCTTCTCATTCCTCGGTTGCTGTTAGTGTTGGAGATACTTCTGCAACAGCTATTCCAGTTTGCTCTAGCTCTTCAATTTCTGGGGTAGTTTCTAGCCCAGCACAAGTTACCCCTGCTGTTGCTGTTCCTAATCCTACAGTGGTAGTTCCTAGTGCATCAGCCCTACCTGCTGCACCACCTGTCATAGCAAATGCTCCTGGTGTGCAAACCTCTCCGGTAACTATGACTGTTTTACCTACTGCAGGGAGTACTagtgctgctgctgctgctgttgtAGTTAATTCCCAGACGTCACG GGGAGGGTTTGATAATCATGCATCTCAAGGTTCCGTAACTTCTGTAGATGGAGCATCAATGCAGATTGCTGAG GAATTGAAAAAAGGAACTGTAGTTGCATTAAAAAGTGATGCAAATTCCACAGAGGAGAAAACTTTGGATGACGAACCTTTAGTATTTGCCAATAAATTG GAGGCAAAAAATGCATTCAAAGCTCTCCTGGAATCTGCTAACGTTCAGTCTGATTGGACTTGGGAGCAG ACAATGAAGGAGATCAATAACGACAAGAGATATAATGCTCTAAAGACACTAGGTGAACGGAAGCAAGCATTTAATGAA TATTTGGGTCAAAGGAAAAAAGTGGAAGCTGAGGAGAGACGCATGAGACAAAAACGAGCGCGTGAGGAATTCACAAAAATGTTGGAA GAGTCCAAGGAACTCACGTCGTCCATGAAATGGAG CAAAGCCATAAGCTTATTTGAAACTGATGAACGGTTCAAAGCTGTTGAGAAAGCTAGAGACCGGGAGGATCTTTTTGACAACTACGTAGTGGAACTTGAGAGGAAG GAAAGGGAAAAAGCTGCAGAAGATCACAGGCAACATGTAAcagaatttaaaacatttctGGAATCCTGTGATTTTATTAAG GTGAATAGCCAGTGGAGAAAAGTACAAGATCGTTTGGAGGATGATGAAAGGTGTTTGCGTCTTGAAAAACTTGACCGCTTACTTGTTTTCCAG GACTACATACGGGACCTAGAGAAGGAAGAAGAGGAACAAAAGAAGATTCAGAAG GAACAACTGAGACGGACTGAGCGCAAAAACCGTGATGCATTCCGTAAATTGCTTGAAGATCATGTTGCTGATGGCTCTCTTACGGCAAAAACTCACTGGCTTGACTATTGTTACAAG GTTAAGGACTTGCCTCAATATCATGCTGTTGCAACAAACACCTCTGGTTCAACACCAAAAGATTTGTTTGAGGATGTCGCTGAAGAATTAGAGAAACAG TACCGTGATGACAAAACTCGTGTGAAGGAAGGTCTGAAATTAGGGAAG ATTACCATTACATCAACATGGACATTTGAAGATTTCAGTACTGCTATATCCGATGATATTGATTCCCCACGGGTATCAGATATCAACAAAAAG CTTTTGTATGAGGAATTGCTTGAGCGAGCAAAGGAGAAGGAGGAGAAAGAAGCTAAAAAGCGTCAGCGTCTTGCTGATGACCTCACTACACTATTACGTACATATAAG GAAATTACTGCATCCTCTAGCTGGGAGGATTGTAAACCCCTTTTGGAAGGAAGCCAAGAGTATAG GGCGATTGGAGAAGAGAGTTTAAGCAAAGAAATTTTTGAGGAATATGTTGCACACATGCAGGAAAAGGCTAAAGATAAGGAACGCAAGCGTGAAGAGGAGAAG GCAAAAAAGGAGTTAGAGAAGGAAGAAAAAGAGAAGCGGAAAGACAAAGAGAGAAAGGAAAAGGAGAAGGAAcgtgaaaaagaaaaaggaaaggaaCGGATAAAGAAGGATGAATCCGATAGTGAAAATGTTGATACAATTGACAGTTACGCACTTAGGGAGGACAAGAAGAGGGAAAAAGATAAAGATAGGAAACATCGGAAACGACATCAAAACGGCACTGATGATGTCAGTTCGGATAAGGATGAGAAAGAAGAATCTAAAAAGTCCCGTAGACATGGTTACAGTGATGTAAGTTCAGACAAGGATGAGAAAGAAGAATCCAGAAAGTCCCGCAGACATGGTAGTGaacgaaaaaaatcaagaaag CATTCACGCACACCTGAATCTGATAGCGAAAGCCGGCCTAGAAAGCATAAGAGAGATCATCGTGACGGTTCCCGTAGAAATGGCAGCCATGATGACCTAGAAGATGGGGAACTCGGCGAGTATGGGGAAATTGATTAG
- the LOC126666338 gene encoding pre-mRNA-processing protein 40A isoform X2, whose product MDNNSQSSGAQFRPVAPAQQGQQFMSMSHQQFRPVAHGMPSNVGMPIPAGQGQAMQFSQPMQQMPPWANHPGHLAPSSQSVPLPYAHPNRPPPQLQQNVPPFAPSSFGQLQPNAIPSSQFQPSPQMHAHLFPTGAQPWLPSGTTGITVATSIHPTGQQVSVSSSSSDTAVNVPNQQSSSEWQEHTASDGRRYYYNKRTKQSSWEKPLELMTPIEAGFHFLKRADASTVWKEFTTPEGKTYYYNKLTKQSKWSIPDELRLAREQAQQTASQGTQSETDAASHSSVAVSVGDTSATAIPVCSSSSISGVVSSPAQVTPAVAVPNPTVVVPSASALPAAPPVIANAPGVQTSPVTMTVLPTAGSTSAAAAAVVVNSQTSRGGFDNHASQGSVTSVDGASMQIAEELKKGTVVALKSDANSTEEKTLDDEPLVFANKLEAKNAFKALLESANVQSDWTWEQTMKEINNDKRYNALKTLGERKQAFNEYLGQRKKVEAEERRMRQKRAREEFTKMLEESKELTSSMKWSKAISLFETDERFKAVEKARDREDLFDNYVVELERKEREKAAEDHRQHVTEFKTFLESCDFIKVNSQWRKVQDRLEDDERCLRLEKLDRLLVFQDYIRDLEKEEEEQKKIQKEQLRRTERKNRDAFRKLLEDHVADGSLTAKTHWLDYCYKVKDLPQYHAVATNTSGSTPKDLFEDVAEELEKQYRDDKTRVKEGLKLGKITITSTWTFEDFSTAISDDIDSPRVSDINKKLLYEELLERAKEKEEKEAKKRQRLADDLTTLLRTYKEITASSSWEDCKPLLEGSQEYRAIGEESLSKEIFEEYVAHMQEKAKDKERKREEEKAKKELEKEEKEKRKDKERKEKEKEREKEKGKERIKKDESDSENVDTIDSYALREDKKREKDKDRKHRKRHQNGTDDVSSDKDEKEESKKSRRHGYSDVSSDKDEKEESRKSRRHGSERKKSRKHSRTPESDSESRPRKHKRDHRDGSRRNGSHDDLEDGELGEYGEID is encoded by the exons ATGGATAATAATTCTCAATCCTCTGGTGCACAG TTCCGGCCAGTAGCTCCGGCACAGCAGGGACAGCAGTTCATGTCGATGTCTCACCAACAGTTCAGGCCTGTTGCACATGGAATGCCATCTAACGTTGGGATGCCAATTCCAGCTGGGCAAGGTCAGGCGATGCAGTTTTCTCAACCTATGCAACAGATGCCACCATGGGCAAATCATCCTGGCCATCTCGCACCTTCATCACAATCTGTTCCATTGCCATATGCTCATCCAAATAGGCCTCCACCACAGCTGCAGCAGAATGTGCCACCT TTTGCACCATCTTCTTTTGGTCAGCTTCAACCTAATGCGATTCCGTCATCCCAATTCCAACCATCGCCTCAAATGCATGCACATCTTTTTCCTACAGGGGCACAACCTTGGTTGCCCTCTGGAACCACTGGCATAACAGTTGCTACCTCAATACATCCAACTGGGCAACAAGTTTCcgtctcttcttcttcttctgatacA GCGGTAAATGTTCCTAATCAACAGTCTTCATCTGAATGGCAAGAGCATACGGCTTCTGATGGGCGGAG ATATTATTACAACAAGAGAACAAAACAGTCTAGTTGGGAGAAGCCTCTTGAATTGATGACTCCAATTGAG GCAGGATTTCACTTTCTCAAG AGGGCTGATGCATCAACTGTCTGGAAGGAATTCACAACTCCAGAAGGGAAAAC GTATTACTACAACAAGCTCACAAAGCAATCTAAGTGGTCAATACCTGACGAATTGAGG TTAGCTAGAGAACAGGCTCAACAGACAGCAAGCCAGGGAACCCAATCAGAAACTGATGCAGCTTCTCATTCCTCGGTTGCTGTTAGTGTTGGAGATACTTCTGCAACAGCTATTCCAGTTTGCTCTAGCTCTTCAATTTCTGGGGTAGTTTCTAGCCCAGCACAAGTTACCCCTGCTGTTGCTGTTCCTAATCCTACAGTGGTAGTTCCTAGTGCATCAGCCCTACCTGCTGCACCACCTGTCATAGCAAATGCTCCTGGTGTGCAAACCTCTCCGGTAACTATGACTGTTTTACCTACTGCAGGGAGTACTagtgctgctgctgctgctgttgtAGTTAATTCCCAGACGTCACG GGGAGGGTTTGATAATCATGCATCTCAAGGTTCCGTAACTTCTGTAGATGGAGCATCAATGCAGATTGCTGAG GAATTGAAAAAAGGAACTGTAGTTGCATTAAAAAGTGATGCAAATTCCACAGAGGAGAAAACTTTGGATGACGAACCTTTAGTATTTGCCAATAAATTG GAGGCAAAAAATGCATTCAAAGCTCTCCTGGAATCTGCTAACGTTCAGTCTGATTGGACTTGGGAGCAG ACAATGAAGGAGATCAATAACGACAAGAGATATAATGCTCTAAAGACACTAGGTGAACGGAAGCAAGCATTTAATGAA TATTTGGGTCAAAGGAAAAAAGTGGAAGCTGAGGAGAGACGCATGAGACAAAAACGAGCGCGTGAGGAATTCACAAAAATGTTGGAA GAGTCCAAGGAACTCACGTCGTCCATGAAATGGAG CAAAGCCATAAGCTTATTTGAAACTGATGAACGGTTCAAAGCTGTTGAGAAAGCTAGAGACCGGGAGGATCTTTTTGACAACTACGTAGTGGAACTTGAGAGGAAG GAAAGGGAAAAAGCTGCAGAAGATCACAGGCAACATGTAAcagaatttaaaacatttctGGAATCCTGTGATTTTATTAAG GTGAATAGCCAGTGGAGAAAAGTACAAGATCGTTTGGAGGATGATGAAAGGTGTTTGCGTCTTGAAAAACTTGACCGCTTACTTGTTTTCCAG GACTACATACGGGACCTAGAGAAGGAAGAAGAGGAACAAAAGAAGATTCAGAAG GAACAACTGAGACGGACTGAGCGCAAAAACCGTGATGCATTCCGTAAATTGCTTGAAGATCATGTTGCTGATGGCTCTCTTACGGCAAAAACTCACTGGCTTGACTATTGTTACAAG GTTAAGGACTTGCCTCAATATCATGCTGTTGCAACAAACACCTCTGGTTCAACACCAAAAGATTTGTTTGAGGATGTCGCTGAAGAATTAGAGAAACAG TACCGTGATGACAAAACTCGTGTGAAGGAAGGTCTGAAATTAGGGAAG ATTACCATTACATCAACATGGACATTTGAAGATTTCAGTACTGCTATATCCGATGATATTGATTCCCCACGGGTATCAGATATCAACAAAAAG CTTTTGTATGAGGAATTGCTTGAGCGAGCAAAGGAGAAGGAGGAGAAAGAAGCTAAAAAGCGTCAGCGTCTTGCTGATGACCTCACTACACTATTACGTACATATAAG GAAATTACTGCATCCTCTAGCTGGGAGGATTGTAAACCCCTTTTGGAAGGAAGCCAAGAGTATAG GGCGATTGGAGAAGAGAGTTTAAGCAAAGAAATTTTTGAGGAATATGTTGCACACATGCAGGAAAAGGCTAAAGATAAGGAACGCAAGCGTGAAGAGGAGAAG GCAAAAAAGGAGTTAGAGAAGGAAGAAAAAGAGAAGCGGAAAGACAAAGAGAGAAAGGAAAAGGAGAAGGAAcgtgaaaaagaaaaaggaaaggaaCGGATAAAGAAGGATGAATCCGATAGTGAAAATGTTGATACAATTGACAGTTACGCACTTAGGGAGGACAAGAAGAGGGAAAAAGATAAAGATAGGAAACATCGGAAACGACATCAAAACGGCACTGATGATGTCAGTTCGGATAAGGATGAGAAAGAAGAATCTAAAAAGTCCCGTAGACATGGTTACAGTGATGTAAGTTCAGACAAGGATGAGAAAGAAGAATCCAGAAAGTCCCGCAGACATGGTAGTGaacgaaaaaaatcaagaaag CATTCACGCACACCTGAATCTGATAGCGAAAGCCGGCCTAGAAAGCATAAGAGAGATCATCGTGACGGTTCCCGTAGAAATGGCAGCCATGATGACCTAGAAGATGGGGAACTCGGCGAGTATGGGGAAATTGATTAG